A window of the Virgibacillus pantothenticus genome harbors these coding sequences:
- a CDS encoding aminotransferase class I/II-fold pyridoxal phosphate-dependent enzyme has protein sequence MVFVSEKVKNLPPYLFSQFQQRKEQLKQKGVDVIDLGIGSPDLPTPSFVYEELKEQVNNPQNHRYSPYSGCDEFKQAVASFYAKRYQVTLDPNTEVLTLIGSKEGIANLIQAVINPMDKVLVPDPGYPAYRKGVHLAGGVSVSLPLDANNQYAPLFDQISEQDAIAAKLMFLNYPNNPTAAYGEWGTYLEAVSFCRRYNILLAHDAAYDLVTFGNYKAPSALQIPGAKDYVVELGSLSKSFNMTGWRIGYIVGNKEVIAALATLKSNIDTCQFMPIQKAAAKALQSDLTAVKENNLIYEQRMEKLHTALGKLGLHAEKPKGTLYLWVQVPREESSLTFANRLLEETGIIVTPGTAFGANGEGFIRISLSTHAERLDEVVRRLSKLDVKR, from the coding sequence ATGGTTTTTGTGTCTGAGAAGGTGAAAAATCTTCCCCCATATTTATTTTCTCAGTTTCAGCAACGAAAAGAACAACTTAAGCAAAAGGGCGTAGACGTGATTGATTTAGGAATCGGTTCTCCGGATTTACCAACACCGTCATTTGTCTATGAAGAATTGAAGGAGCAAGTGAACAATCCGCAAAACCATAGATATTCTCCTTACAGTGGGTGTGACGAATTTAAACAGGCAGTGGCATCTTTTTATGCAAAACGATATCAGGTTACTCTTGATCCCAACACAGAAGTTCTTACATTAATTGGTTCCAAAGAAGGGATAGCGAACTTAATTCAAGCAGTTATAAATCCAATGGATAAAGTGTTGGTTCCAGATCCAGGCTATCCAGCTTACCGAAAAGGGGTTCATTTGGCGGGAGGGGTAAGTGTATCATTACCGCTTGATGCTAATAATCAGTACGCACCTTTGTTTGATCAGATTTCCGAACAGGACGCAATAGCTGCGAAATTAATGTTCCTTAATTACCCAAACAACCCGACTGCTGCATATGGAGAATGGGGAACTTATTTGGAAGCGGTTTCTTTTTGTCGGCGATACAATATTTTACTCGCACATGATGCAGCTTATGACCTCGTAACCTTTGGCAATTATAAAGCCCCGAGCGCTTTACAAATTCCAGGTGCCAAAGACTATGTTGTTGAATTAGGGTCATTATCCAAAAGCTTTAATATGACAGGGTGGCGGATCGGGTATATCGTCGGGAATAAGGAAGTTATCGCTGCACTCGCCACTTTAAAAAGCAATATCGACACCTGTCAGTTTATGCCGATTCAAAAAGCAGCGGCAAAGGCGTTACAAAGTGATTTAACTGCTGTAAAGGAGAATAATCTTATTTATGAACAACGGATGGAAAAACTGCATACTGCTTTAGGGAAATTGGGGCTTCACGCTGAAAAACCAAAAGGCACGTTATATCTTTGGGTGCAAGTGCCTAGAGAAGAAAGCTCTCTAACATTTGCTAACCGGTTACTAGAAGAGACCGGCATTATTGTGACGCCTGGAACTGCGTTTGGAGCAAATGGGGAAGGCTTTATTCGGATTTCTTTATCGACACATGCTGAACGTTTAGATGAAGTCGTTCGACGTTTGAGCAAATTGGATGTAAAGAGGTGA
- a CDS encoding Na+/H+ antiporter NhaC family protein produces the protein MEETVWSLIPPIIAIVMVLLTKRVLLSLGVGILAAALFLGKFQVGDSLKLVWEAFKGVFVVDGALDTWNVFILLFVLMLGMLTALVTMMGGTRSFAEWMIRRVKTRTGAQLMTVLFGVIIFVDDYFNSLTVGQIAKPVTDKQRISRAKLAYLVDSTSAPVSVVAPVSSWGAYIIGIIGTVLATHQVTEYGAFQAFLQMIPMNYYVWAALGVVVVIAIKQIDFGPMKVHEQRALETGEVLNPAQKETIDVASKLPVSEVSKRRDLLLPMITLFIATIIAIFVDGLRKVEGEKTWINILGSADVSLALFVGGSIGMVLTMILFYQHIRAGKLSYKNFITGAITGAKSMMPAFGILIFAWAIAALISQLGTGVYLASVVEAANLSVYLLPLIVFLMAGFIAFSTGTSWGAFGILLPIAGEIAATTDVTLMLPILAAVLAGAVFGDHCSPISDTTILSSTGSSCHHIDHVTTQIPYALLAACIAGLGYIVFGFTESVLLGLVMVLVSLIGLFIGMRKRKVTET, from the coding sequence ATGGAAGAGACAGTATGGTCATTAATACCGCCGATTATAGCAATTGTCATGGTTTTATTAACGAAGCGGGTACTATTGTCATTGGGAGTTGGTATCCTCGCTGCCGCATTGTTCCTAGGTAAGTTTCAGGTTGGAGATTCTTTAAAGCTCGTTTGGGAGGCGTTTAAAGGGGTGTTTGTTGTAGATGGCGCATTGGATACGTGGAATGTTTTTATCTTGCTGTTTGTGCTAATGCTAGGTATGCTGACGGCTCTAGTAACTATGATGGGCGGGACGCGTTCATTTGCAGAATGGATGATTCGCAGAGTAAAAACAAGAACTGGTGCACAACTGATGACGGTTCTATTTGGAGTCATTATTTTTGTGGATGACTATTTTAACAGTTTAACTGTAGGACAAATTGCTAAGCCGGTTACTGATAAGCAACGCATATCACGTGCAAAACTTGCTTATCTTGTCGATTCAACTTCAGCACCAGTCAGTGTAGTTGCTCCCGTATCGAGCTGGGGAGCTTATATTATTGGTATTATTGGCACTGTATTAGCGACACATCAGGTAACCGAGTACGGTGCTTTTCAAGCATTTTTACAAATGATTCCAATGAATTATTATGTTTGGGCAGCGTTAGGCGTTGTCGTAGTTATTGCAATCAAACAAATTGATTTCGGCCCCATGAAAGTACACGAACAACGAGCGCTGGAAACAGGAGAAGTGTTAAATCCAGCACAAAAAGAAACGATAGATGTAGCCTCTAAACTTCCGGTTAGTGAAGTTAGTAAAAGGCGTGACTTACTCCTTCCGATGATTACATTATTTATCGCTACGATTATCGCTATCTTTGTGGACGGTTTACGTAAAGTAGAGGGTGAAAAAACGTGGATTAATATATTAGGAAGTGCGGATGTATCGTTAGCGCTATTCGTTGGCGGTAGTATAGGTATGGTACTGACGATGATCTTGTTTTATCAGCATATTCGCGCAGGAAAACTTTCGTACAAAAATTTTATAACAGGCGCTATAACAGGCGCGAAATCAATGATGCCAGCTTTTGGTATTTTAATTTTTGCTTGGGCGATTGCAGCATTAATTAGCCAACTCGGCACCGGTGTTTATTTGGCAAGTGTTGTCGAAGCAGCCAACTTAAGTGTTTATCTCCTTCCGTTGATCGTATTTTTAATGGCCGGGTTTATTGCGTTTTCAACAGGGACATCTTGGGGAGCGTTTGGTATTTTGCTTCCTATTGCTGGGGAAATAGCAGCAACAACGGATGTAACATTAATGTTACCGATATTGGCTGCAGTATTAGCAGGTGCTGTTTTCGGTGACCATTGTTCCCCGATCTCTGATACGACAATTCTGTCATCAACTGGTTCTAGCTGCCATCATATTGATCATGTTACAACCCAAATTCCTTATGCGCTTTTAGCTGCTTGTATAGCCGGTTTGGGGTATATTGTGTTTGGGTTTACAGAAAGTGTTTTATTAGGCTTAGTAATGGTACTTGTTAGCCTCATTGGCTTATTTATTGGGATGCGAAAGAGGAAAGTTACTGAAACATAG
- a CDS encoding C45 family autoproteolytic acyltransferase/hydolase has translation MQSIYSDVIQYRGRHYDFGYEQGIDLKHSYILENRKKQWKIRRPRFIIKEDEVKRMIQPIAPGIWEELCGLMDALQWDMEEILQEFGGYRLAYQKSGCSIFTNSDYMIRNYDYHPKTYEGRYTVFQPTDQGYATIAPSQRITGRMDGMNEHGLTIGYNFVHRRHPEDGFICNMIARIVLENCKDVEQAIAVLQEIPHRHSFSYVLLDKNGETYIIEASPRAVKIRTGQVCTNHFEHLTEENRHHLADSQRRQQTIQDNKGQITNAYDAFRLMNDSKRGVFSTKYKQWAGTIHTSGYFPKQLKAWFALGGDREPVIFDFNKWLKGQDFSIKRVIGKVDTSLPFVHMEKM, from the coding sequence ATGCAATCGATCTATAGTGATGTAATACAGTACCGGGGCAGACACTATGATTTTGGTTACGAGCAAGGAATAGACTTAAAGCATTCCTATATATTAGAAAATAGGAAAAAGCAATGGAAGATTAGACGACCGAGATTCATTATCAAAGAAGATGAAGTGAAGCGAATGATTCAACCGATCGCTCCTGGGATTTGGGAAGAGCTATGTGGATTAATGGATGCACTTCAGTGGGACATGGAGGAGATACTGCAAGAGTTTGGCGGATATCGACTAGCATATCAAAAAAGTGGTTGCTCCATTTTCACAAATTCAGACTATATGATTCGCAACTACGATTATCATCCGAAGACATATGAAGGCCGCTATACGGTTTTTCAACCGACTGATCAAGGCTATGCAACGATTGCACCGTCCCAGCGTATAACTGGCAGGATGGACGGCATGAATGAACACGGGTTAACCATTGGTTATAATTTTGTTCATCGTCGACATCCGGAAGATGGGTTTATTTGTAATATGATAGCCAGAATAGTTCTGGAAAATTGTAAAGATGTGGAGCAGGCTATTGCTGTATTACAGGAAATTCCACATCGTCATTCCTTCAGTTATGTTTTATTGGATAAAAATGGGGAAACCTATATTATAGAAGCTTCTCCTCGAGCTGTAAAAATACGTACAGGACAAGTCTGTACCAATCACTTTGAACATTTAACCGAAGAAAATCGGCATCATTTGGCAGATTCCCAGCGTAGACAGCAAACGATTCAGGACAATAAGGGACAAATTACGAATGCGTATGACGCTTTTAGACTGATGAATGATTCGAAGCGTGGCGTTTTTTCTACAAAATATAAGCAGTGGGCTGGGACGATTCATACATCAGGTTACTTCCCGAAGCAATTAAAAGCGTGGTTTGCGTTAGGAGGCGACAGAGAGCCGGTTATTTTTGATTTCAATAAATGGCTAAAGGGACAAGATTTTTCCATTAAGCGTGTCATCGGCAAAGTAGATACTTCATTACCGTTTGTTCATATGGAAAAAATGTGA
- the kynB gene encoding arylformamidase: MTDWIDISQPLSPQIAHWPGDTPFQYRLTASIEETKSVNIGNIHTSLHIGTHIDAPYHFSATGKTVDQLPIEPYIGRAVVIDVSHTKTINAQVLSAMDWPSNTKRILLHTSLENQPDRFPAKLPYLDPDIAPFLQAKGVHLLGVDMPSVDAPDSKDLATHHALAAHGIYILENVMLDTVPAGEYELIALPLPIQGADGSPVRAVIRPIRKGSMSNDR; encoded by the coding sequence ATGACTGACTGGATAGATATTTCACAGCCACTTTCACCTCAGATTGCGCATTGGCCTGGAGACACTCCGTTTCAGTATCGTCTCACAGCTTCCATAGAAGAAACGAAGTCTGTTAATATTGGGAATATCCATACGAGTTTACATATCGGTACACATATCGATGCACCATATCATTTTTCAGCTACTGGGAAAACGGTGGATCAATTACCTATCGAGCCCTATATTGGAAGAGCTGTTGTCATCGATGTAAGTCATACAAAAACAATTAATGCACAAGTTTTATCAGCAATGGATTGGCCTAGCAACACAAAAAGGATTTTATTACACACAAGCTTGGAGAATCAACCGGATCGTTTTCCAGCAAAACTCCCTTACTTAGATCCAGATATTGCTCCCTTTTTACAAGCAAAAGGAGTTCATTTACTAGGAGTAGATATGCCTTCAGTCGATGCACCAGATAGTAAGGACTTAGCTACTCACCATGCATTAGCTGCGCATGGAATTTATATTCTGGAAAACGTGATGCTTGATACGGTTCCAGCTGGGGAATATGAACTCATTGCCCTTCCTTTGCCCATCCAAGGTGCTGATGGCAGTCCCGTCCGAGCGGTTATTCGCCCAATCAGAAAGGGGAGCATGAGTAATGACAGATAA
- a CDS encoding glycerol dehydrogenase, whose amino-acid sequence MSEIIFISPSKYIQGKDALKSLGKHVKPISQKPLILSDDVVWEITKETIETSMKEENLAYHYVPFNGEASIAEIDRVVKVGKEASVDAVIGVGGGKTLDTAKAIADGLEVSVIIVPTTASTDAPTSALSVIYSDEGVFESYKFYDKNPDLVLVDTAVVAKAPARLFASGIADAMATWVEARATLKSNGEAMAGGKPSIAAKAIAKECEKTLFAYGEAAFQAVKKGIVTKHVEAVVEANTLLSGLGFESGGLAGAHAIHNGFTVLDGDIHHLTHGEKVAYGTLVQLVLELHPKEELQKYIDFYKKLGLPTTLKEMHLDNVSYEDLLRVGEAATQEGETMSNLSNDVTADDVAAAILAVDQLSEE is encoded by the coding sequence ATGTCAGAGATTATTTTTATTTCACCAAGTAAGTATATTCAAGGAAAAGATGCTTTAAAGAGTCTAGGAAAGCATGTCAAGCCAATTAGTCAGAAACCATTAATTTTGTCTGATGATGTAGTATGGGAGATTACGAAAGAAACCATTGAGACAAGTATGAAAGAAGAGAATCTAGCTTATCACTATGTTCCATTTAATGGAGAAGCTTCCATAGCGGAAATCGACAGGGTTGTCAAAGTAGGAAAAGAAGCAAGCGTTGATGCCGTAATAGGTGTAGGTGGTGGGAAGACATTAGACACTGCTAAAGCAATCGCTGATGGCTTAGAAGTAAGCGTTATTATTGTTCCAACAACAGCATCTACGGACGCACCTACAAGTGCTTTATCGGTTATCTATAGTGATGAAGGTGTATTTGAATCATATAAATTTTACGATAAAAACCCAGACTTAGTGCTGGTTGATACTGCAGTTGTAGCTAAAGCTCCAGCAAGACTATTTGCTTCCGGGATTGCCGACGCAATGGCCACGTGGGTAGAAGCAAGAGCGACACTAAAAAGTAATGGCGAGGCCATGGCCGGTGGAAAACCAAGTATTGCCGCAAAGGCAATCGCCAAAGAATGTGAGAAAACATTATTTGCATATGGCGAGGCAGCATTTCAAGCCGTTAAAAAAGGTATTGTGACAAAGCATGTTGAAGCTGTTGTCGAAGCAAATACATTGTTATCTGGACTAGGCTTTGAAAGTGGCGGCTTAGCTGGAGCGCATGCTATTCATAATGGCTTTACTGTATTGGATGGAGATATTCATCATTTAACACACGGAGAAAAAGTAGCCTATGGCACGTTAGTACAGCTTGTTTTGGAACTGCATCCAAAAGAGGAATTACAAAAATACATTGATTTTTATAAGAAATTAGGCTTACCAACAACATTAAAAGAAATGCATTTGGATAACGTATCATACGAAGACCTGCTTCGTGTTGGGGAGGCTGCTACACAAGAAGGCGAGACGATGAGCAACTTATCTAATGATGTAACTGCAGACGATGTTGCAGCTGCTATTCTTGCTGTGGATCAATTAAGCGAGGAATAA
- the kynA gene encoding tryptophan 2,3-dioxygenase, whose translation MTDKKNRVFGSEDGIYTDFKEKMTYGDYLQLDTLLTSQKRLSDHHDEMLFIIIHQVSELWLKLIIHEIQAAITSIQQGNFQASFKMLARVSKTQSQIIQAWDVLSTLTPAEYMEFRESLGNASGFQSYQYRLVEFVLGYKTPYILKIYENDPQFHQTLEKAYHAPGLYDVAIQALADHGLSINTDILQRDFSKSYEKDTSVEQAWLTVYQNTNKYWELYQLAEKLVDIEDWFQQWRFRHMKTVERIIGFKTGTGGSSGVHYLKKVLEHYFFPELWEIRSKI comes from the coding sequence ATGACAGATAAAAAGAATCGAGTTTTTGGTTCAGAAGACGGTATCTACACAGACTTCAAGGAAAAAATGACGTATGGCGATTATTTGCAATTAGATACGTTATTAACCAGTCAAAAGCGATTGTCCGATCATCATGATGAAATGCTGTTTATCATTATCCATCAAGTAAGTGAGCTTTGGCTAAAGCTGATTATCCATGAAATTCAGGCAGCAATTACATCGATTCAACAAGGCAATTTTCAAGCATCGTTTAAAATGCTTGCCCGTGTTTCCAAAACGCAATCGCAAATCATTCAAGCATGGGACGTTTTATCCACCTTAACGCCAGCAGAGTACATGGAATTTAGAGAAAGCCTTGGTAATGCATCCGGATTTCAATCTTACCAATATCGACTTGTCGAATTTGTGCTTGGCTACAAAACCCCGTATATTTTAAAAATATATGAAAACGATCCACAGTTTCATCAAACATTAGAGAAGGCTTATCATGCACCTGGACTTTATGACGTTGCTATTCAAGCATTGGCAGATCATGGATTATCCATTAACACGGACATTTTGCAACGTGATTTTTCGAAATCCTATGAAAAGGACACTTCTGTTGAGCAGGCTTGGTTAACCGTCTATCAAAATACAAATAAATACTGGGAATTATACCAGCTTGCTGAAAAATTAGTAGACATTGAAGATTGGTTTCAGCAATGGCGATTCAGGCATATGAAAACAGTCGAACGCATTATTGGCTTCAAAACAGGTACGGGAGGATCCTCTGGCGTCCATTATTTAAAGAAGGTTCTTGAACATTACTTTTTCCCAGAATTATGGGAAATACGCAGTAAAATATGA
- a CDS encoding sodium-dependent transporter, with protein sequence MQKKPEQWASKIGFILSSAGAAIGLGAIWKFPYMTGENGGGAFFLLFIAFTIIIGLPILIAEFIIGRGAQKEAISAYQTLAPKRSLWRFIGHWGVAGAFLLMSFYSVVGGWVLTYSLLSIPGMIIGNGTNYADLFATITGSPFLTILGHFLFIMINVVVVSFGVKDGIEKTSKILMPLLFIFFIILVIRSITFDGAMEGLRFFLQPDFSKLNTENILYALGQSFFSLAVGVSVMVTYSSYLKKDVSLPMSAASVSIMNIFVSLLAGLAIFPVVFAFGLEPTEGPGLLFIVLPEAFAQMPFGELFLSLFLLLFLFAVLTSSFSMLEIVTAAVTAKKQRSRRTTALVAGLLVFFTGIPAALSSSSLSNVTIFGKTFFDASDFLVSNIMLPGGCLFIALFVGFKMDKQLIQQEFRYGNQLGDPIYNAWFQLIRWLAPLTIIIVFLGSLGFL encoded by the coding sequence ATGCAAAAGAAACCGGAACAATGGGCAAGTAAAATTGGATTTATTCTCTCCTCAGCTGGAGCTGCCATTGGCCTTGGAGCTATTTGGAAGTTCCCGTATATGACAGGAGAAAATGGTGGGGGCGCCTTTTTCTTATTATTTATCGCTTTTACAATCATTATTGGCTTACCGATATTAATTGCTGAGTTTATTATTGGTAGAGGGGCGCAAAAAGAAGCCATTTCTGCATACCAAACATTAGCTCCCAAACGAAGTCTATGGAGATTTATTGGACATTGGGGCGTCGCAGGGGCTTTTTTATTAATGTCTTTCTATAGTGTCGTCGGTGGATGGGTGCTCACCTATAGCCTATTATCCATCCCTGGCATGATTATCGGCAACGGAACTAATTATGCGGATCTGTTCGCAACTATTACGGGCAGTCCTTTCTTAACGATTTTAGGACACTTCTTATTTATTATGATAAATGTGGTTGTTGTATCGTTTGGTGTTAAGGATGGAATTGAAAAAACGAGCAAGATTTTAATGCCATTATTATTTATCTTTTTCATTATTCTTGTTATTCGTTCCATTACATTTGATGGAGCAATGGAGGGGCTTCGGTTCTTTCTACAACCCGATTTTTCAAAATTAAATACCGAAAACATCCTTTATGCGCTCGGACAGTCCTTTTTCTCTTTGGCTGTTGGTGTTTCTGTAATGGTTACGTATAGCTCTTACTTAAAAAAAGATGTTAGCCTACCAATGTCAGCAGCTTCTGTATCAATTATGAATATATTTGTCTCTTTACTTGCAGGGCTAGCTATCTTCCCTGTGGTCTTTGCCTTTGGTTTGGAGCCAACAGAAGGTCCAGGGCTATTATTTATCGTCTTACCAGAAGCTTTTGCACAAATGCCGTTTGGAGAGCTATTTTTAAGCTTATTTCTATTGCTGTTTTTGTTTGCCGTATTAACTTCTTCGTTTAGCATGCTGGAAATCGTTACTGCAGCAGTTACCGCTAAAAAGCAACGTTCCCGACGTACAACAGCTTTAGTTGCTGGTTTGCTGGTATTCTTTACCGGAATACCAGCAGCACTTTCTTCCAGTAGTTTATCTAATGTGACTATTTTCGGAAAAACATTTTTCGATGCCTCTGATTTTCTAGTCAGTAATATTATGTTACCTGGAGGTTGTCTATTTATTGCTTTATTTGTTGGCTTTAAAATGGATAAACAGCTAATTCAGCAAGAGTTTCGCTATGGGAATCAGTTAGGTGACCCAATATATAATGCTTGGTTTCAATTAATCCGCTGGCTCGCTCCATTAACAATTATTATTGTTTTTCTAGGTTCCCTCGGCTTTTTATAA
- a CDS encoding CoA-disulfide reductase, with amino-acid sequence MTQKILIVGGVGGGATVAAQIRRKNKDATIIIFDKDEYIAFSNCGMPYYLGNTVKDREQILYPKEEFAVKYGVQVRTKAEVTAIHREQKAITYLTESKQYTETYDQLILSPGATAVMPPIPGMDQTRTFSLHTIADMDEIAAYIEEQHPKSAAIVGGGFIGLEMLENLHAKELNCTLIDRSDQVMNPLDQDMAEMVHEYINEKQVHLLLNNGLKEFSNEGKTLHVASGKTVAADMTIMAVGIQPNVQLAQEAGLSIGKTGAIIVNEYMQTDDPAIYALGDAVETTDWITGEPRNIALAWPAHRQAFIIASHLHGQPIPYQGTIGSSILRLFEMTIGATGANRIELEAKGIPYKEAKIETLSNANYFPSTAKLWIKILFDAHNGRIYGGQAVGYAGADKRLAILSTAIKGRMTVFDLPELELAYAPPYSSPKDPVNILGYKAASMLAN; translated from the coding sequence ATGACACAAAAAATCCTCATTGTTGGTGGAGTTGGTGGAGGCGCTACAGTTGCAGCACAAATACGTAGAAAAAACAAAGATGCAACGATTATTATCTTTGATAAAGATGAATATATCGCTTTTTCTAATTGTGGCATGCCCTATTACTTAGGAAATACGGTGAAAGACCGTGAACAAATTTTATACCCGAAAGAAGAATTTGCCGTTAAATATGGTGTTCAGGTAAGAACAAAAGCTGAGGTAACGGCAATTCATCGAGAGCAAAAAGCAATTACCTATCTTACGGAATCAAAACAGTATACAGAAACATATGATCAACTCATTTTATCACCTGGCGCAACGGCGGTCATGCCACCGATCCCAGGAATGGACCAGACACGAACTTTTTCTCTACACACAATAGCCGATATGGATGAAATAGCTGCATACATCGAAGAACAACATCCAAAATCTGCTGCTATTGTAGGTGGTGGCTTCATCGGATTAGAAATGCTGGAAAACTTACACGCAAAAGAGCTGAATTGTACCTTAATTGACCGCTCTGACCAAGTGATGAATCCACTTGATCAAGATATGGCTGAAATGGTTCATGAATATATAAACGAAAAGCAAGTCCATTTGCTGCTTAATAATGGATTGAAGGAGTTTTCTAATGAAGGAAAAACATTGCATGTAGCTAGTGGAAAAACAGTCGCTGCCGATATGACGATCATGGCTGTAGGAATTCAGCCAAACGTTCAACTAGCACAAGAGGCAGGCTTATCTATTGGTAAAACTGGTGCAATTATCGTAAATGAATATATGCAAACGGATGATCCTGCCATTTATGCTTTAGGAGATGCTGTGGAAACAACCGATTGGATAACTGGAGAACCGAGAAATATCGCATTAGCTTGGCCAGCCCATCGGCAGGCGTTTATCATTGCTAGCCATTTACATGGGCAACCTATCCCGTATCAAGGAACGATAGGTTCCAGTATTTTACGACTTTTTGAGATGACAATTGGAGCAACCGGAGCGAATCGTATCGAATTAGAAGCAAAAGGTATCCCTTATAAAGAGGCAAAAATCGAAACATTATCAAACGCAAATTATTTCCCTTCTACAGCTAAGCTATGGATTAAAATTTTATTTGATGCGCATAATGGGCGTATTTATGGAGGTCAGGCTGTAGGGTATGCTGGAGCTGACAAACGTTTGGCCATCCTATCCACTGCTATTAAAGGAAGGATGACTGTTTTCGATTTACCTGAATTGGAGCTCGCTTACGCTCCTCCTTATTCCAGCCCGAAAGACCCCGTAAATATCCTTGGATACAAAGCAGCTTCTATGTTAGCAAATTAG
- the kynU gene encoding kynureninase produces the protein MKTDISEAKRLDEQDPLSKYREEFYTSSDQIYFDGNSLGLLSTRAEAALHNLLASWKQHGIDGWTEGEHPWFYLSEKLGAMTAPLIGAHAEEVIITGSTTTNLHQLTASFFHPEGKRTKILADELNFPSDIYALQSQLQLKGFDPTDHLVKVQSTDGNTLQTSAIMEAMTEEIALIILPGVLYRSGQILDMETITKAAHQKGIKIGFDLCHSIGAIPHQLSDWEVDFAFWCTYKHLNGGPGSVGGLYVNKKHFSKKPGLAGWFSSDKAKQFDMEHSLSPANNAGAYQIGTPHVLSAAPLLGSLEMISEIGIEAIRGKSLQLTAYLMELVDKELFEYGFTIANPRSDSIRGGHVYLEHAEAARICKALKANGVIPDFRKPNGIRLAPVALYNTYTEVWQMVQLLKSIMKDESYKAYENKRGVIA, from the coding sequence ATGAAAACAGATATTAGCGAAGCAAAACGACTCGATGAACAAGATCCATTAAGCAAATACCGAGAAGAATTCTACACTTCATCCGACCAGATCTATTTTGACGGCAATTCTTTAGGCCTGTTATCCACTCGGGCAGAAGCAGCACTACACAACTTATTGGCTTCCTGGAAACAACATGGGATCGATGGCTGGACAGAGGGGGAGCACCCGTGGTTTTATTTATCGGAAAAACTAGGCGCTATGACAGCACCGTTAATAGGTGCTCATGCGGAAGAAGTAATTATTACTGGCTCAACAACAACGAATTTACATCAACTTACCGCAAGTTTCTTTCATCCAGAAGGAAAAAGAACCAAAATCCTTGCCGATGAGCTGAATTTCCCGTCCGATATTTATGCACTACAAAGCCAACTACAGTTAAAAGGATTCGACCCAACAGATCACCTCGTAAAAGTTCAAAGTACAGATGGCAACACATTGCAAACCTCTGCAATTATGGAAGCGATGACAGAAGAAATTGCGTTAATCATTCTTCCGGGAGTGCTTTACCGTAGTGGTCAAATTTTAGATATGGAAACAATTACTAAAGCAGCGCATCAAAAAGGCATCAAAATCGGATTTGATTTATGTCATTCGATTGGCGCAATTCCGCATCAATTATCTGATTGGGAGGTGGATTTTGCTTTTTGGTGTACGTATAAGCATTTAAATGGTGGACCAGGGAGCGTTGGTGGCTTATATGTGAATAAAAAACATTTTAGCAAAAAGCCTGGACTCGCTGGCTGGTTCAGCTCTGACAAAGCTAAACAATTTGATATGGAACATAGCTTATCTCCAGCAAATAATGCTGGCGCTTATCAAATTGGCACACCGCACGTATTAAGTGCCGCTCCATTGCTTGGCTCTCTAGAGATGATATCCGAAATAGGGATAGAAGCAATTAGGGGGAAATCGTTACAGTTAACTGCATATTTAATGGAGCTTGTTGATAAGGAGCTTTTCGAATACGGCTTTACAATAGCAAATCCTCGCTCAGATTCTATACGTGGCGGGCATGTATACTTGGAGCACGCAGAAGCTGCCCGAATCTGTAAAGCGTTGAAAGCAAATGGCGTCATCCCAGATTTCCGTAAACCAAATGGTATTCGTTTAGCACCTGTTGCTTTATACAATACATATACGGAAGTTTGGCAAATGGTTCAGCTACTTAAGTCAATTATGAAAGATGAAAGCTACAAAGCATATGAAAATAAGCGGGGAGTGATTGCCTAA